One segment of Triticum aestivum cultivar Chinese Spring chromosome 2A, IWGSC CS RefSeq v2.1, whole genome shotgun sequence DNA contains the following:
- the LOC123038262 gene encoding CBS domain-containing protein CBSX5-like, with protein MVAGFLLESEVSDLCIGKPPIRWLPPSSTVARAVAELEADGAPGAAVAVWDGQAGAAVAGRLRMADVLLFLCADDGSGQATLADLLAAAGAPPVRRVEPDASVLEAVDALLGGAQSLVVPIRDNRHRPAHLEAESMCWLTVEDVVRFFLGSVALFSHIALRPVSDLGAVRPALAVAPGHDALFAVEPLLRAALATHASVAVVSGRCLVGEISPLTLCSSLDAPIAALSPMSLVDSARAPREAALGPRLRSRNLDGVLDLLNAGGRDLLSPSSSSSSSSSCASSSSSSSDGEDEDEKNATSAFTSTGRQAKFSARWTKGIIACRRGSSLVAVMAQAVAHRVTQVWVLDEDEELVGVVGLVDVLRVLRRHLRRASPAHSMAE; from the exons ATGGTGGCGGGGTTTCTGCTGGAGAGCGAGGTGTCCGACCTCTGCATCGGCAAGCCGCCCATCAGGTGGCTGCCGCCCTCGTCCACCGTGGCccgcgccgtcgccgagctcgAGGCCGACGGGGCGCCGGGCGCCGCCGTGGCCGTGTGGGACGGCCAGGCGGGGGCGGCCGTGGCGGGCAGGCTGCGCATGGCCGACGTGCTCCTCTTCCTCTGCGCCGACGACGGCAGCGGCCAGGCCACGCTCGCCGACCTCCTCGCAGCAGCCGGGGCGCCGCCCGTCCGCCGCGTGGAGCCCGACGCGAG CGTGCTGGAAGCGGTGGACGCACTGCTGGGCGGCGCGCAGAGCCTCGTGGTGCCCATCCGCGACAACCGGCACCGGCCGGCGCACCTGGAAGCAGAGTCGATGTGCTGGCTCACTGTGGAGGACGTGGTGCGCTTCTTCCTCGGCTCCGTCGCGCTCTTCTCGCACATCGCCTTGCGCCCCGTCTCCGACCTCGGCGCCGTGCGGCCGGCCCTCGCCGTCGCTCCGGGCCACGACGCGCTCTTCGCCGTCGAGCCGCTCCTTCGCGCTGCCCTGGCGACGCACGCCTCCGTCGCCGTGGTGTCCGGACGCTGCCTGGTCGGCGAGATCTCGCCGTTGACGCTCTGCTCCTCCCTCGACGCACCCATCGCCGCGCTCTCGCCCATGTCCTTGGTCGACTCTGCCCGCGCCCCGCGAGAAGCCGCCCTCGGGCCCCGCCTCCGCAGCCGCAACCTGGACGGCGTGCTCGACCTCCTCAACGCCGGCGGCCGCGACCTGCTGTCcccgtcctcttcctcttcgtcctcctcgtcgtgcgcctcctcctcttcctcctcgtccgacggcgaggacgaggacgagaagAACGCCACCTCAGCTTTCACGAGCACGGGTCGACAAGCCAAATTCTCGGCGCGGTGGACGAAGGGGATCATCGCGTGCCGGCGGGGGAGCTCGCTGGTGGCGGTGATGGCGCAGGCGGTCGCGCACCGCGTGACGCAGGTGTGGGTGCTGGACGAGGACGAGGAGCTGGTGGGCGTCGTCGGTCTCGTGGACGTGCTCCGGGTGCTCCGACGCCACCTCCGACGCGCATCGCCGGCGCACAGTATGGCAGAGTAA